The Humulus lupulus chromosome 4, drHumLupu1.1, whole genome shotgun sequence genome has a window encoding:
- the LOC133830276 gene encoding CRAL-TRIO domain-containing protein C3H8.02, whose product MALRLCNPNPLRHSLLPPISHKPATTTTRFSVRSSISIRNDSRKLVLEVKEKLEKDHHYLPVGKNGRDDEDMILWFLKDRKFSVEETVFKLSKAIKWRQEFGVSELTEDSVKRMAETGKGYVHDFLDVNDRPVLVVVASKHIPSVNDTVENERLCVFLVEKALSKLPPGREGILGILDLRGFSTENAEIRFLTFLFDVFYYYYPKRLGQVLFVDAPFVFQPIWQLTKPLLKSYSSLVRFCSVETVRKEYFTEETLPPSFRAE is encoded by the exons ATGGCTCTCCGACTCTGTAATCCCAATCCGCTTCGCCATTCTCTTCTCCCTCCAATTTCACACAAACCTGCTACCACCACAACCAGATTCTCAGTTCGGAGCTCCATTTCCATCCGGAACGATTCTCGCAAG CTAGTTCTGGAAGTGAAAGAGAAGCTTGAGAAAGATCATCATTATCTTCCGGTTGGGAAAAATGGAAGAGATGATGAAGATATGATCCTCTGGTTCCTTAAAGACAGGAAGTTTTCTGTCGAAGAAACCGTGTTCAAATTGTCCAAAGCTATT AAATGGCGTCAAGAATTTGGAGTGTCCGAATTGACTGAAGATTCAGTAAAAAGAATGGCTGAGACTGGAAAAGGATACGTACATGACTTTCTAGATGTCAATGATAGACCAGTGCTCGTAGTGGTGGCATCCAAGCATATTCCGTCT GTGAATGATACAGTTGAGAATGAGAGGCTCTGTGTGTTTTTGGTTGAAAAAGCATTGAGTAAACTACCACCAGGGAGAGAAGGCATACTTGGCATACTTGATCTTCGGGGCTTCAGTACAGAGAATGCAGAAATAAGATTCTTAACATTTTTG TTTGATGTATTCTACTATTATTATCCTAAACGACTGGGTCAAGTTCTCTTCGTGGATGCTCCATTTGTGTTCCAGCCAATCTGGCAGCTTACAAAACCCTTACTCAAATCATATTCATCTCTG GTGAGATTTTGTTCTGTGGAGACTGTGCGAAAGGAGTATTTCACAGAAGAAACATTGCCGCCTAGCTTCAGAGCTGAGTAA